One part of the Natronomonas salsuginis genome encodes these proteins:
- a CDS encoding PHP-associated domain-containing protein: MDRFRLDAHVKLLDQAVVERAKDRGLDALVYAPHFVRLPEIRRRAERFTDDELLVVPGREVFTGDWRNRKHVLALGLSEPVPDFITLEGAMAEFEQQGATVLAPHPEFATVSLEAHDIRAHRDRIHGIEVYNPKYLAGHAERARELAATFNLPAFGSSYAHLPKTVGEVWTAFEGSFETVPEVVAALRDGVPRSVYHRSGPRHRVRCAAEFAHLFYENSWGKIDRLFLSGTEPTHPEHIAYEGRFDAVSVYTDTD, encoded by the coding sequence ATGGATCGGTTTCGTCTCGACGCGCACGTGAAACTACTTGACCAGGCTGTGGTCGAGCGGGCAAAGGATCGAGGGCTGGACGCGCTCGTCTACGCGCCCCACTTCGTTCGCCTGCCGGAGATCCGCCGCCGCGCCGAGCGATTCACCGACGACGAACTGTTGGTCGTGCCCGGCCGGGAGGTGTTTACCGGCGACTGGCGGAACCGAAAACACGTGTTGGCGCTCGGTCTCTCCGAGCCGGTTCCGGACTTCATCACGCTCGAGGGGGCGATGGCCGAGTTCGAACAGCAGGGGGCGACCGTACTCGCGCCGCATCCGGAGTTCGCAACCGTCAGTCTCGAGGCGCACGACATCCGCGCTCACCGCGACCGGATCCACGGGATCGAGGTGTACAATCCGAAATACCTCGCGGGACACGCCGAACGTGCCCGCGAACTCGCTGCGACGTTCAATCTGCCGGCGTTCGGCTCGTCGTACGCCCATCTCCCGAAGACCGTCGGCGAGGTGTGGACGGCGTTCGAGGGGTCGTTCGAGACCGTTCCCGAGGTCGTCGCGGCGCTTCGCGACGGCGTCCCTCGATCGGTGTATCACCGATCGGGACCGCGACACCGGGTGCGGTGCGCCGCGGAGTTCGCGCACCTCTTTTATGAGAACAGCTGGGGAAAGATCGACCGACTCTTTCTGTCCGGAACGGAGCCGA